A single genomic interval of Arthrobacter globiformis harbors:
- a CDS encoding carbohydrate ABC transporter permease, with translation MSAAVSPGRAMTGKTERSGSKPKRHYGTHIFLTAMAVMWLIPLIWAVFTALRPIVSTNEHGYFSLAGDFNFDNFSQAWSQGGFAKYLWNSVIICVPAVLLVLFFASMMAFAVSRVSWKFNVTLLIMFTAGNLLPPQVLAAPLFEMAKHFQVPYSFSDSGNMLNTYIIVIAVNMAFQMGFCTFVLSNYMKALSADLTEAALVDGAGIWRQYREIIMPLCRPAFAALATLEVIFIYNDFFWPLLFIQSGDRLPVTTAINNLQGEFLNNYNLLAAGAVITVIPTLIVYLLLQRQFVAGLTLGSSKG, from the coding sequence ATGAGCGCCGCCGTCTCCCCCGGCAGGGCCATGACCGGGAAAACTGAACGCTCCGGCAGCAAGCCGAAGCGGCATTACGGCACGCATATCTTCCTGACGGCCATGGCGGTCATGTGGCTGATCCCCCTGATCTGGGCCGTGTTCACCGCCCTGCGGCCGATCGTCTCCACCAACGAGCACGGCTACTTCAGCCTGGCCGGCGACTTCAACTTCGACAACTTCAGTCAGGCCTGGTCCCAGGGCGGCTTTGCCAAATACCTCTGGAACTCGGTGATCATCTGCGTTCCGGCGGTACTGCTGGTGCTCTTTTTCGCTTCCATGATGGCGTTTGCCGTCAGCCGGGTGAGCTGGAAGTTCAACGTCACGCTGCTCATCATGTTCACGGCGGGGAACCTGCTGCCGCCCCAGGTGCTGGCGGCGCCGCTGTTCGAGATGGCCAAGCATTTCCAGGTGCCCTACTCCTTCAGCGATTCGGGCAACATGCTGAACACATACATCATCGTCATCGCCGTGAACATGGCGTTCCAGATGGGGTTCTGCACGTTCGTGCTGTCCAACTACATGAAGGCGCTCTCCGCGGACCTGACCGAGGCCGCCCTCGTGGACGGCGCCGGCATCTGGCGCCAGTACCGGGAAATCATCATGCCGCTGTGCCGGCCGGCCTTCGCGGCCCTTGCAACGCTGGAAGTCATCTTCATCTACAACGACTTCTTCTGGCCTCTGTTGTTCATTCAGAGCGGCGACCGGCTGCCCGTCACCACCGCGATCAACAACCTCCAGGGCGAGTTCCTGAACAACTACAACCTGCTGGCAGCCGGCGCCGTCATTACGGTAATTCCCACCCTGATTGTTTACCTGCT